The following proteins are encoded in a genomic region of Tenacibaculum sp. 190524A05c:
- the purB gene encoding adenylosuccinate lyase, producing MSLTTLNAISPIDGRYRNKVDQLTNYFSEEALIRYRVKVEIEYFIALCEIPLPQLQDINTDLFPELRKIYSEFTTEDALKIKEIESITNHDVKAVEYFIKEKFDALNLQQYKEFIHFGLTSQDINNTAIPLSIKEAIEEVYFPTLDTLTSKLAELCEEWENVPMLARTHGQPASPTRLGKELFVFVERINQQVLFLQHIPNAAKFGGATGNYNAHKVAYPNIDWKAFGTSFVEERLDLHHSFPTTQIEHYDHMASLFDAMKRINTILIDLDRDIWTYVSMDYFKQKIKKGEVGSSAMPHKVNPIDFENSEGNLGIANAIFEHLASKLPVSRLQRDLTDSTVLRNVGVPFGHTIISFKATLKGLNKLLLNEDKFKEDLENNWAVAAEAIQTILRREAYPNPYEALKGLTRTNEKITQKSIADFIDTLEVSDEIKNELKQITPSNYTGI from the coding sequence ATGAGTTTAACAACATTAAATGCCATCTCTCCTATTGATGGTAGATACAGAAACAAAGTAGACCAATTAACAAATTACTTTTCGGAAGAAGCTTTAATTCGCTACAGAGTAAAAGTAGAAATTGAATACTTTATCGCGTTATGCGAAATTCCTTTACCTCAATTACAAGATATTAATACAGATCTTTTTCCTGAATTAAGAAAAATTTATTCTGAATTCACAACTGAAGATGCTTTAAAAATTAAAGAAATTGAGAGTATTACTAATCACGATGTAAAAGCCGTAGAATATTTCATCAAGGAAAAATTCGACGCGTTAAACTTACAACAGTATAAAGAATTTATTCACTTTGGATTAACTTCTCAAGATATTAATAACACAGCAATTCCTTTATCTATTAAGGAAGCTATTGAAGAAGTATATTTTCCAACGTTAGATACGTTAACTTCTAAGTTAGCGGAATTATGTGAGGAATGGGAAAATGTTCCAATGTTAGCTCGTACTCACGGACAACCAGCATCTCCTACTCGATTAGGAAAGGAATTATTTGTATTTGTAGAAAGAATCAATCAACAAGTATTGTTTTTACAACACATTCCAAATGCTGCAAAATTCGGTGGAGCAACAGGAAATTACAACGCACACAAAGTTGCATATCCTAATATTGACTGGAAAGCTTTCGGTACTTCATTTGTTGAAGAAAGATTAGACTTACATCATTCTTTCCCAACTACGCAAATAGAACATTACGATCATATGGCGAGTTTATTTGATGCCATGAAACGTATTAATACAATTTTAATTGATTTAGATAGAGATATTTGGACATACGTGTCTATGGATTATTTCAAGCAAAAAATCAAAAAAGGAGAAGTAGGATCATCAGCAATGCCACATAAAGTAAATCCTATTGACTTTGAAAATTCTGAAGGAAACTTAGGAATTGCAAATGCAATATTTGAACATTTAGCATCAAAACTACCAGTTTCTAGATTACAAAGAGATTTAACTGACAGTACAGTTTTACGTAATGTTGGAGTTCCATTTGGTCACACCATCATCTCTTTCAAGGCAACATTAAAAGGATTAAATAAATTACTTCTTAACGAAGACAAGTTCAAGGAAGATTTAGAAAACAACTGGGCTGTTGCTGCAGAAGCTATTCAAACAATTTTGAGACGTGAAGCTTATCCAAATCCTTATGAAGCTTTAAAAGGATTAACACGTACAAATGAAAAAATAACTCAAAAGTCCATTGCTGATTTTATCGATACTCTAGAAGTTTCTGATGAAATTAAAAACGAGTTAAAACAAATAACACCATCAAACTATACAGGTATTTAA
- a CDS encoding Crp/Fnr family transcriptional regulator, with product MIPEEKLIKFNAEVKEFDKGEIIFNQKSNARNYYQIRSGIVKMNNFNDDGKEFIQGIFYKGQSFGEPPLFIDIDYPANAEAVENCSIYIISKERFFQLLNTDQDIHLTITKSLAKRLYYKAIIASEISSQEPGHRILRFFDYLKEDVHNVTGKFSLKIEYTRQQISDLLGLRVETVIRAIKQLEKDGEVKIEKRKVYR from the coding sequence ATGATACCTGAAGAAAAACTCATAAAATTTAATGCTGAAGTAAAAGAATTTGATAAAGGAGAAATCATCTTTAATCAAAAATCTAATGCTAGAAATTATTATCAAATTCGAAGTGGAATTGTAAAAATGAACAATTTCAATGATGATGGTAAAGAATTCATACAAGGTATTTTCTATAAAGGACAAAGCTTTGGTGAACCACCATTATTTATAGATATTGATTATCCTGCTAATGCCGAAGCAGTTGAAAATTGTAGTATTTACATTATTTCCAAAGAACGTTTTTTCCAACTCTTAAATACAGATCAAGATATTCATTTAACCATCACAAAGAGTTTAGCCAAACGACTGTATTATAAGGCTATTATTGCTTCTGAAATATCTAGTCAAGAACCTGGACATCGAATTTTACGTTTCTTTGATTATCTAAAAGAAGATGTACATAATGTTACTGGGAAATTCAGTTTAAAAATTGAATATACACGTCAACAAATCTCAGATTTATTAGGACTCCGCGTTGAAACCGTTATTCGTGCCATAAAACAACTTGAAAAAGATGGAGAAGTTAAAATTGAAAAACGAAAAGTATATCGATAA
- a CDS encoding DUF1572 family protein → MSSYLNSVKKQFEYYKSLGDKTFTQLKDDHFFWHPNEENNSIAIMVKHIAGNMLSRWTNFLTEDGEKDWRNRDEEFMDSFETKEEVIAYWNEGWNCLFKAINPLTEKDLERIIYIRNHGHSVTEAINRQLCHYSYHVGQIVFLAKIMLDQNWKSLSIPKGKSQAYNQDKFSKEKSRKHFTDDL, encoded by the coding sequence ATGTCTTCTTATTTGAATAGTGTTAAAAAACAATTTGAATATTATAAAAGTTTAGGTGATAAAACCTTTACTCAACTCAAAGATGATCATTTTTTCTGGCATCCAAATGAAGAAAATAATTCTATCGCAATTATGGTAAAACATATTGCTGGAAATATGCTTTCTAGATGGACAAATTTTCTCACTGAAGATGGAGAAAAGGATTGGAGAAATCGCGATGAAGAATTTATGGATTCTTTTGAAACTAAAGAGGAAGTAATCGCCTATTGGAATGAAGGTTGGAATTGTTTATTCAAAGCCATCAATCCTTTAACTGAAAAAGATTTAGAGCGAATAATTTATATTCGAAATCATGGTCATTCAGTAACTGAAGCAATTAATAGACAGTTGTGTCATTACTCCTACCATGTCGGTCAAATCGTATTTTTAGCAAAAATAATGTTAGATCAAAATTGGAAATCGCTCTCCATTCCGAAAGGAAAATCACAAGCTTACAATCAAGATAAATTCTCAAAAGAAAAATCAAGAAAGCATTTTACCGATGATTTATGA
- a CDS encoding M48 family metallopeptidase, protein MRRILALLFISVFLVECSTVPITGRKRLNFVSDAQILPMSFQQYDGFLKENKSKIITNTSQAKELKTIGKNIAAAVDRFMRANGMQAEANSYKWEFNLINDPTINAWCMPGGKVVFYTGIMPICANTDGVAAVMGHEVAHAFAKHGQERMSSAQIQQLGGVAVAIGTQNNKNAQLWNMAYGVGSSLGMLKFSRTHETEADKLGLVFMIMAGYRGEEAVNVWVRMSENAQKSGRKAPPEFLSTHPHNQTRIVDLRNYLPEATRLAAKFNQQTAAPRK, encoded by the coding sequence ATGAGAAGAATTTTAGCCCTACTATTTATATCAGTATTTCTTGTGGAATGTAGCACTGTTCCTATTACAGGAAGAAAACGATTAAATTTTGTGAGTGATGCACAAATATTACCAATGAGCTTTCAGCAGTATGATGGATTTTTAAAGGAAAACAAGAGTAAAATTATTACGAATACTTCTCAAGCAAAAGAATTGAAAACTATTGGTAAAAATATCGCTGCGGCTGTAGATCGATTTATGAGAGCAAATGGTATGCAAGCAGAGGCTAATTCTTACAAGTGGGAGTTCAATTTAATAAATGATCCAACAATTAACGCATGGTGTATGCCAGGTGGGAAAGTGGTTTTTTATACGGGTATTATGCCAATCTGTGCGAATACCGATGGTGTAGCAGCTGTAATGGGACATGAGGTTGCACATGCTTTTGCTAAACACGGACAAGAACGTATGTCGTCAGCTCAAATCCAGCAATTAGGTGGAGTAGCAGTTGCTATTGGAACTCAGAATAATAAAAATGCTCAGTTATGGAATATGGCCTATGGCGTTGGTTCTTCTTTAGGAATGTTAAAGTTCAGTAGAACGCATGAAACAGAAGCTGATAAGTTAGGTTTAGTATTTATGATAATGGCTGGATATAGAGGAGAAGAGGCAGTTAATGTTTGGGTTCGAATGAGTGAAAATGCTCAAAAGAGCGGAAGAAAAGCTCCACCAGAGTTTTTAAGTACGCATCCACATAATCAAACAAGAATTGTTGATTTAAGAAATTATTTACCTGAAGCTACAAGGTTAGCAGCTAAATTTAATCAGCAAACAGCAGCTCCGAGAAAATAA
- a CDS encoding alpha/beta hydrolase: MIQAPKDRLIPASIAIPKPIKILAKTIQFFSHGLVTWFSSKLFSTPVKFPTPKREKMMWESAQKSKLVIDSLNCEIEVLTYGFSTKKVLLVHGWSGRSTQLFMIADKLLENGYMVISFDAPAHGNSQGKSSSMPEFVEAIHKIESELGPFEAAVGHSLGGMSLYTAVAQGFDIKTMVSIGSGDTISAIIRNFIGNLEIKPKIADKMKKRFDKKLQVDIDDYSSSKQAKLVDIPALIIHDSFDGDVPVSCAYSIRQNLKNGSILITNGLGHTKILRDKNTTSRVVSFIKSNT, from the coding sequence ATGATTCAAGCACCGAAAGACAGATTAATTCCAGCTAGTATTGCTATACCTAAACCGATAAAAATTCTTGCAAAAACGATTCAGTTTTTTTCACATGGATTAGTTACTTGGTTCTCTTCTAAACTATTTTCAACTCCAGTTAAATTCCCTACTCCGAAAAGAGAAAAAATGATGTGGGAAAGTGCGCAAAAAAGTAAGCTTGTTATTGACAGTTTAAATTGTGAAATTGAAGTACTGACATACGGTTTTTCTACAAAGAAAGTTTTACTTGTTCATGGTTGGTCTGGAAGAAGCACACAGTTGTTTATGATTGCCGATAAACTTTTAGAAAATGGATATATGGTTATTTCTTTTGATGCTCCTGCTCATGGAAATTCTCAAGGGAAAAGTTCATCGATGCCAGAGTTTGTAGAAGCCATTCATAAAATTGAATCCGAATTAGGACCTTTTGAAGCTGCTGTTGGACACTCATTAGGAGGAATGAGTTTATACACTGCAGTTGCACAAGGATTCGATATTAAAACAATGGTTAGTATTGGTTCAGGAGATACCATTTCTGCAATTATTAGAAACTTTATCGGTAATCTAGAGATCAAACCTAAAATTGCTGATAAAATGAAAAAACGCTTCGATAAAAAACTACAAGTTGATATTGATGACTACTCAAGTTCTAAACAAGCTAAATTAGTTGATATTCCAGCTCTTATAATTCATGACTCATTTGATGGAGATGTTCCTGTAAGTTGTGCCTACAGTATACGTCAAAACTTAAAAAATGGTTCAATTTTAATCACTAATGGATTAGGACACACAAAGATTCTACGTGATAAAAATACAACCAGCAGAGTTGTTTCATTCATTAAAAGTAATACATGA
- a CDS encoding type 1 periplasmic binding fold superfamily protein gives MKTIKLLAIACISAITFASCSDDENPTPTNEEEVITTMTITLTPATGSAVTLQTRDLDGDGPNAPVVTVSGNLLANTTYTGAIVLLNETEDPAENVTTEVAEEADEHQFFYSATGISPTFTYAGTNDSNGNPVGINFSVATGAAGTGTVTVTLRHEPNKTATGVSGGDITNAGGETDIEATFNVTVTNPAVL, from the coding sequence ATGAAAACAATCAAATTATTAGCTATTGCGTGTATATCAGCTATTACTTTTGCTTCATGTTCTGATGATGAAAACCCAACTCCAACTAACGAAGAAGAGGTTATTACAACAATGACAATTACTTTAACTCCAGCTACTGGATCGGCAGTAACTCTTCAAACAAGAGATTTAGATGGAGACGGACCAAACGCACCTGTAGTAACAGTATCTGGTAACTTATTAGCAAATACTACATATACAGGAGCTATTGTTTTATTAAACGAAACTGAAGATCCTGCTGAAAATGTTACCACTGAAGTTGCTGAAGAAGCTGATGAGCACCAATTTTTCTATAGTGCTACTGGTATTTCTCCAACATTTACTTATGCAGGAACAAATGACTCAAACGGTAATCCTGTAGGTATCAATTTTTCTGTAGCTACTGGAGCTGCTGGTACTGGTACTGTTACAGTTACTTTACGTCACGAGCCAAATAAAACAGCTACTGGGGTAAGCGGTGGAGATATTACTAACGCTGGAGGTGAAACTGATATTGAAGCTACATTTAATGTTACTGTTACTAACCCAGCAGTACTATAA
- a CDS encoding MFS transporter: MYKIGDKKLINRWAFYDWANSVYSLVISTAIFPIYYGEVTKGKIVHFLGIDWEHPESLYSYAMSFSFLIVAFMSPILSGIADYTGSKKKFLRFFCTFGSLAVMSLYFFEDCETTWIGIVASILASIGFWSSIVFYNAYLPEVALPEQQDAASARGFIYGYIGSIILLVICLVLVQMPNLFGIESAGQASRISFVLVGIWWVGFAQVTLSKLPKRKFKNKLENNYLWKGFQELKNVYKEIKQYETLKGFLVAFFLCSVGVQTIIIMAAFFGSNELELPSQDMIVTILLIQIVAILGAKFFSRLSEKKGNFYALRITIVVWMVVCFCAFMLHKGIPNVGYYFYSLGGLLGFVLGAVQSLTRSTYSKLLPETDDHATYFSFYDVTEKIAIVTGTLVYGLLNAITNSMQWSVLSLAIFFLASLLVLNRLKKTKYVS; the protein is encoded by the coding sequence ATGTATAAAATTGGAGACAAAAAATTAATTAACCGTTGGGCCTTTTATGATTGGGCCAATTCAGTATATTCTTTAGTAATTAGTACCGCAATATTTCCCATATACTATGGAGAAGTAACCAAAGGGAAAATTGTTCATTTTTTAGGAATTGATTGGGAACATCCTGAAAGTTTATATAGCTACGCAATGTCTTTTTCCTTTTTAATTGTGGCATTTATGTCCCCAATTTTGTCGGGTATTGCGGATTATACTGGTAGTAAGAAAAAGTTTTTAAGATTCTTCTGTACGTTCGGTAGTTTGGCAGTTATGAGTTTATACTTTTTTGAAGATTGTGAAACTACTTGGATTGGAATTGTAGCATCAATTCTGGCGAGTATAGGATTTTGGTCGAGTATTGTGTTTTATAATGCCTATTTACCTGAAGTAGCTTTACCAGAGCAGCAAGATGCTGCTAGTGCAAGAGGTTTTATCTATGGATATATTGGTTCTATAATTCTTTTGGTGATTTGTTTGGTTTTAGTTCAAATGCCGAATCTTTTTGGAATTGAATCAGCAGGACAAGCTTCAAGAATTTCTTTTGTTCTTGTTGGAATTTGGTGGGTTGGTTTTGCTCAAGTTACCTTAAGCAAACTTCCGAAAAGGAAGTTTAAGAATAAACTTGAAAATAATTATTTATGGAAAGGATTTCAAGAGTTAAAGAATGTATACAAGGAAATAAAACAATACGAAACGCTAAAAGGATTTTTAGTAGCCTTCTTCTTATGTAGTGTGGGAGTGCAAACCATTATTATTATGGCTGCATTTTTTGGTTCTAACGAATTGGAACTTCCTAGTCAAGATATGATTGTAACCATTTTACTAATTCAGATTGTGGCTATTTTAGGTGCTAAATTCTTTTCAAGATTATCTGAAAAGAAAGGGAACTTTTATGCCTTAAGAATCACTATTGTTGTTTGGATGGTAGTTTGTTTTTGTGCGTTTATGTTGCATAAAGGAATTCCTAATGTTGGATACTATTTTTATAGCTTAGGAGGATTATTAGGATTTGTTTTAGGTGCTGTGCAATCTTTAACAAGATCTACATATTCTAAGTTATTACCAGAAACTGATGATCACGCGACCTATTTTAGTTTTTATGATGTTACAGAGAAAATTGCAATTGTAACGGGAACTTTAGTGTATGGATTGTTAAATGCAATTACGAATTCAATGCAATGGAGTGTTTTATCGCTCGCAATATTCTTTTTAGCTTCTCTACTCGTTTTAAATAGACTTAAAAAGACAAAATATGTATCATAA
- a CDS encoding group III truncated hemoglobin — translation MAKKQIENREDVFVLVSTFYDKIKKDDVIGKFFLETIPEEEWDDHLLKLTDFWETNLFFVRKFKGNPIKAHRDVDANFNNAIQQEHFGRWLQLWFSTVDELFSGEKATQAKERARNIASMLFFKIYEHRLK, via the coding sequence ATGGCTAAGAAACAAATTGAAAATAGAGAGGATGTTTTTGTTTTAGTATCCACATTTTATGATAAGATTAAAAAGGATGATGTAATCGGTAAATTTTTCTTAGAAACAATTCCAGAAGAAGAATGGGATGATCATTTATTAAAGCTAACTGATTTCTGGGAAACGAATTTATTCTTTGTGAGAAAATTCAAAGGAAATCCAATTAAAGCGCATAGAGATGTTGATGCTAATTTCAATAATGCTATTCAACAAGAACACTTCGGTCGATGGTTACAATTGTGGTTTTCAACTGTGGATGAACTGTTTTCTGGTGAGAAAGCTACTCAAGCAAAAGAAAGAGCACGAAATATAGCTTCTATGCTCTTCTTTAAAATTTATGAGCATCGATTAAAATAA
- the msrB gene encoding peptide-methionine (R)-S-oxide reductase MsrB — MKNLVLCLSLIGFFISCQTTAQDSKTKKKYKVEKTRQEWKKALTPMQYYVLREAGTERPNTSKFNYFKEKGTFVCAGCKTPLYKSERKYDSGSGWPSFDKAIEKNIETDTDYKIGYARTELKCNTCGGHLGHRFNDGPRETTGLRDCINGVALEFVPNKK; from the coding sequence ATGAAAAATTTAGTTTTATGCCTATCTCTTATTGGATTCTTCATCAGTTGTCAAACTACTGCACAAGATTCAAAAACTAAGAAAAAATACAAAGTTGAGAAAACACGTCAGGAATGGAAAAAAGCATTGACGCCAATGCAATATTATGTACTTAGAGAAGCAGGTACAGAACGTCCTAATACAAGTAAATTTAATTACTTTAAAGAAAAAGGAACTTTTGTTTGTGCTGGTTGTAAAACACCTCTTTATAAATCTGAACGAAAATATGACTCAGGAAGTGGTTGGCCATCTTTCGATAAGGCGATAGAAAAGAATATTGAAACTGATACAGATTACAAAATCGGTTACGCCAGAACAGAATTAAAATGTAATACGTGCGGTGGACATTTGGGTCACAGATTTAATGACGGGCCAAGAGAAACTACTGGACTTCGAGATTGTATAAATGGAGTCGCCTTAGAATTCGTTCCGAATAAAAAATAA
- a CDS encoding TonB-dependent receptor, with translation MKSKDLLLIVLLSFFTSIVTSQNCTYTFSGIVEDTHDKSILVGATVYIKNQNKYTATDVNGKFTIKNVCSGTLIIEVSHLACNTKVFELNLNKDTYKVIDLEHHIEELDEVSIKTQLGKKTKTSQETLLKTKQLENFSDANLGDALKEVSGVSSINTGNTIVKPVINGLHSSRILTSVNGVRLQDQDWGIEHAPNVDINSAGSISVIKGANALQYGGDAIGGVIVINPAKIIRKDSLQGKTILSQQNNGRLFSMSTSLNKTTEKGWFVNGNASFKRAGDFESPDYNLTNTGVKSYGFALSGGYKGYNKGFDVHYSYLSNEIGILRASHIGSTGDLVRAINNGEPLVIEDFSYDINNPKQDVTHQLVKAKMYKRLKGLGKFSIQYDFQNNERLEFDIRRGGRSETPATDLTLKTHSVSADMKFDADPHKIYKIGISGGYQNNFSNPDTGVRRIIPDYDKYNAGIYAISEFSFNGFLLSAGIRYDYNHINAKKFYLKSRWNSLNYDQDFGNLIIEDFGTQYLVNPKFNYHNLSASTGLLYQLNPKNSFIFNYGLSNRAPNPSELFSDGLHHSAARIELGNLRIQPETSHRFSGTYKFDNTKFNVSIEAFFNRINDFIYIEPSGTETTIRGTFVVWEYKQVNANLFGVDTHITYNLNENIVISNKSSLLKGRDIDNSRALIDIPPFKTVSTLQYKRENWNNFFASIQSEFNARQNEFPDNNFTTFVATTGTNELVDISTPPSGYHLMNFSSGFDFNLSKTKIAVQFSINNMLNTSYRDYLNRLRFFSDDLGRNFKIQLKINY, from the coding sequence ATGAAATCAAAGGATCTCTTATTGATTGTATTACTTAGCTTTTTCACAAGCATAGTAACAAGTCAAAATTGTACATATACTTTTTCTGGAATAGTAGAAGACACACATGATAAGTCTATTTTAGTTGGTGCAACTGTATATATTAAAAATCAAAATAAATACACTGCAACCGATGTAAATGGAAAGTTCACTATAAAAAATGTTTGTAGCGGAACACTAATCATAGAAGTTTCTCACTTAGCGTGTAACACTAAAGTCTTCGAATTAAACCTAAATAAGGACACTTATAAAGTGATAGATTTAGAACATCATATAGAAGAACTTGATGAAGTTAGTATTAAAACTCAATTGGGTAAGAAAACTAAAACTTCACAAGAAACATTACTTAAGACTAAACAACTAGAAAACTTTAGCGATGCGAATTTGGGGGACGCATTAAAAGAAGTTTCTGGTGTTTCTTCCATTAATACAGGTAATACAATTGTAAAGCCTGTAATTAATGGATTGCATAGTAGTCGTATTCTTACTTCTGTTAACGGTGTCCGTTTACAAGATCAAGATTGGGGTATTGAACATGCTCCTAATGTAGATATTAATTCTGCTGGTAGTATTTCTGTAATTAAAGGTGCTAATGCCTTACAATATGGTGGTGATGCTATTGGTGGTGTAATTGTTATTAATCCTGCTAAAATTATTCGTAAAGATTCTTTACAAGGAAAAACAATTCTATCGCAACAAAATAATGGTAGACTTTTCTCAATGAGTACAAGTCTTAACAAAACAACAGAAAAAGGATGGTTTGTTAACGGTAACGCCTCTTTTAAAAGAGCTGGTGATTTTGAATCTCCAGATTATAATCTTACAAACACTGGTGTAAAATCTTATGGTTTTGCGTTGAGTGGAGGTTATAAAGGTTACAACAAAGGATTTGATGTTCACTATAGTTATTTATCTAATGAAATCGGAATTTTAAGAGCCTCTCATATTGGTTCTACTGGCGATTTAGTTAGAGCTATTAATAACGGTGAACCTTTAGTTATAGAAGACTTTAGTTACGACATTAACAATCCTAAACAAGATGTTACACATCAACTAGTAAAAGCAAAAATGTACAAGCGCCTTAAAGGCCTAGGGAAATTTTCGATTCAATATGATTTTCAGAATAACGAAAGATTAGAGTTTGATATAAGAAGAGGTGGCAGAAGTGAAACTCCAGCTACTGATCTTACACTAAAAACTCATTCGGTTTCAGCAGACATGAAGTTTGATGCAGATCCTCATAAGATTTACAAAATTGGGATTTCTGGTGGATACCAAAATAATTTTTCTAACCCTGATACAGGAGTACGTAGAATAATACCGGACTATGACAAATATAATGCAGGAATTTATGCGATTTCTGAATTTAGTTTTAATGGTTTTCTTTTGTCAGCTGGTATTCGATACGACTATAATCATATTAATGCAAAAAAGTTTTACTTAAAATCTAGATGGAACTCGTTAAACTATGATCAAGATTTTGGTAATCTAATAATTGAAGATTTTGGAACTCAATATTTAGTTAACCCCAAGTTTAACTACCATAATTTATCTGCCTCAACAGGTTTATTATATCAATTGAATCCTAAAAACTCATTTATATTTAACTATGGTTTATCCAATAGGGCTCCAAATCCATCTGAATTATTCAGTGATGGATTACATCATTCCGCTGCAAGGATAGAGTTAGGAAATTTGCGTATCCAACCAGAAACATCCCATAGATTCTCTGGAACCTATAAATTTGATAACACAAAGTTTAATGTATCTATTGAAGCGTTCTTTAATAGAATCAATGATTTTATTTACATCGAACCTTCGGGTACAGAAACCACAATAAGGGGTACTTTTGTTGTCTGGGAATATAAGCAAGTAAATGCTAATCTTTTTGGTGTAGACACTCACATTACTTACAACCTAAATGAAAATATTGTTATATCAAATAAATCTTCATTATTAAAAGGAAGGGACATAGATAATTCTAGGGCTTTAATCGATATTCCACCTTTTAAAACAGTAAGTACGTTACAATATAAAAGAGAAAATTGGAATAACTTTTTTGCTTCAATTCAAAGTGAATTTAATGCGAGGCAAAATGAATTCCCTGATAACAATTTTACAACATTTGTTGCCACTACTGGTACTAATGAATTAGTAGACATAAGTACCCCTCCTAGTGGTTATCATCTTATGAATTTTTCTTCTGGTTTTGACTTTAACCTGTCTAAAACCAAAATTGCAGTTCAGTTTTCAATAAATAACATGCTAAATACATCCTACAGAGATTATCTGAATAGATTACGTTTTTTCTCTGATGATTTAGGTAGGAATTTTAAAATACAATTAAAGATTAATTATTAA